A window of the Thermodesulforhabdus norvegica genome harbors these coding sequences:
- a CDS encoding tRNA lysidine(34) synthetase → MTYVEREIRHLFGKAVHSYGLIDDGDRIAVAVSGGKDSVALLYLLKERLKYIPISYELRAIYIDLGFDPLMPEKIKDLLERLEVPHDIILTDYGIRAHSPENREHPCFLCARLRRMTLFKRAWETGFPKIAFGHNQDDFIETFFMNICYSGQTSAIVPKQEFFKGKITVIRPMALIPSKRISRFVETLGLPHLENPCPSAGKSSRIHIRRLLQELYKVNDKIRGNVYRAMSHVNLEYLPPPLEDGKGDRKK, encoded by the coding sequence ATGACCTACGTGGAAAGAGAAATCAGGCACCTCTTCGGAAAAGCCGTCCACAGCTACGGTCTTATAGACGATGGAGATCGAATTGCCGTCGCCGTATCGGGCGGAAAAGACAGCGTGGCCCTGCTGTATCTTTTAAAAGAGCGATTAAAGTATATCCCCATAAGCTACGAACTCAGGGCAATTTACATTGATCTGGGCTTCGACCCGCTGATGCCTGAAAAAATAAAAGACCTGCTGGAAAGGCTGGAAGTTCCCCACGACATTATCCTGACCGACTACGGGATAAGAGCCCACAGTCCCGAAAACCGCGAACATCCCTGTTTCCTCTGCGCAAGGCTTCGCCGGATGACGCTTTTTAAAAGGGCATGGGAAACGGGCTTTCCCAAAATAGCTTTCGGTCACAACCAGGACGATTTTATCGAAACTTTTTTTATGAACATATGCTACTCCGGTCAGACCTCGGCAATAGTTCCAAAGCAGGAATTCTTCAAAGGCAAAATTACTGTCATAAGACCCATGGCTCTTATACCTTCGAAAAGGATTTCACGGTTCGTGGAAACCTTAGGTTTACCCCACCTGGAAAACCCCTGCCCTTCGGCAGGAAAAAGCAGTAGAATTCACATACGCCGGCTACTTCAAGAGCTTTACAAGGTCAACGATAAAATAAGGGGAAACGTGTACAGGGCAATGAGTCACGTTAACCTTGAATACCTGCCTCCGCCCCTGGAAGACGGAAAAGGAGATCGGAAGAAATGA
- a CDS encoding AEC family transporter, with protein MEQIILNAIIPVFSVISLGYALRRFGIVTEQWIEPANTVTYYVAIPAVMFRALAKQDLSGRFALNTVLVILGSLLTALLIGLLFAKLFRLDRGLKATYLHASVHGNIGYMAYAVAYYALGREAFQDAVFYSSILILAQNILAVLIFTLNRKESIQKHQVVSTLLHGICLNPIIWGVCVGTGWSLLRLPVPSPMGRFIDILASMGLPMALLLIGAGLTFSRTAGYIPLLATIGITKLILMPLVGMTIGHWVQFPSSAMKPMVVLLGAPTATVTYVMAREFKGDASFASVAISAHTVLCALTYSLWFAIVP; from the coding sequence ATGGAACAGATAATACTCAACGCTATTATTCCCGTATTTTCGGTAATAAGTCTTGGCTACGCTCTCCGCAGGTTCGGCATCGTAACGGAGCAATGGATAGAGCCGGCGAACACGGTAACATATTACGTGGCAATTCCTGCGGTTATGTTTAGAGCACTGGCAAAACAGGATCTTTCCGGCAGGTTTGCGTTAAACACGGTTCTGGTCATCCTTGGATCGCTTTTGACCGCCCTTTTAATCGGGCTGCTCTTTGCGAAGCTTTTCAGGCTTGACAGGGGGCTTAAGGCAACCTACCTGCACGCCTCGGTGCACGGCAACATTGGTTATATGGCCTATGCGGTGGCTTACTATGCCCTTGGTAGAGAAGCCTTCCAGGATGCCGTTTTTTACAGCTCAATCCTGATTCTTGCTCAAAACATTCTGGCAGTGCTCATTTTTACGCTGAACCGGAAAGAGTCTATTCAGAAGCATCAGGTTGTGAGCACTCTCCTTCACGGTATCTGTCTGAATCCCATCATCTGGGGAGTATGCGTGGGCACAGGCTGGTCCCTGCTCCGACTACCGGTGCCTTCACCTATGGGACGCTTCATCGACATACTGGCATCCATGGGACTACCAATGGCCCTTCTTCTGATCGGAGCCGGGCTGACCTTTTCTCGCACGGCCGGTTACATACCCCTGCTGGCAACGATCGGCATAACGAAACTCATTCTTATGCCCCTTGTCGGAATGACCATAGGGCACTGGGTACAATTCCCCTCCAGCGCTATGAAACCAATGGTTGTTCTTCTGGGAGCTCCCACCGCAACGGTAACCTACGTTATGGCCAGAGAGTTCAAGGGTGACGCATCTTTTGCCTCGGTGGCAATATCTGCTCATACCGTCCTTTGTGCTTTGACCTATTCTCTGTGGTTTGCCATAGTACCCTGA
- a CDS encoding DUF488 domain-containing protein — protein sequence MAVMIKNIHAEPHEDDGKRFLIETGIPPGLTREQLVIYGWFKELAPPEGMKALLDGREETWRTFRREYYQFLLEPAREPLLRELTEKARFEQITLVYDAVDDYRNHATVLKTLIELRMRMDDEY from the coding sequence ATGGCCGTGATGATCAAAAACATCCACGCTGAACCCCACGAAGATGACGGAAAGCGCTTTCTCATTGAAACAGGTATTCCCCCGGGCTTAACCAGAGAACAATTGGTGATCTACGGGTGGTTCAAAGAGCTTGCACCACCGGAAGGAATGAAGGCGCTCCTGGACGGCAGAGAAGAAACATGGCGCACTTTCAGGCGGGAATATTACCAATTCCTGCTGGAGCCTGCGAGGGAACCTCTACTGCGGGAACTGACAGAAAAGGCCAGGTTTGAACAGATAACCCTTGTGTACGATGCCGTAGATGATTACCGTAACCATGCCACAGTTCTCAAAACCCTGATCGAATTACGCATGAGGATGGACGACGAGTACTGA
- a CDS encoding LptF/LptG family permease — MRILYRYVFKSAWDYSFLALIVCAVIFLTADFFEKVDDLIELKADAVISAQYFLYRLPFMVSHVWAPSVFTGTIVAMVVFHHRKETVAIRAAGIGSRAYFVPVFWFALLSALSFFAFREVVEKPLFVKSQEVWTKGIHRHKSGASGSFGQNVWYATGDMIIRAAFYDPSTRTFYRVSVFSLGEGFTLKTRMDAESMRWSGGKWVLRNATIFEFRSDGVFIQGKPGYDAGFKEEPDDFMNFRFLPDVLPFWKLYKVVRLMRSEGLGTEPYEVELFTRLADALWVFTACFLGVIIGNHRRLAPHAVKILAGGFSAYGGFFGLYQAGLAMTSANLLPVYLGIPCPFILMLFLSLHWSRSIV; from the coding sequence GTGAGGATATTATACCGATATGTCTTTAAAAGTGCCTGGGATTATTCCTTTCTGGCGCTGATAGTATGCGCCGTGATTTTTCTTACGGCGGACTTTTTCGAAAAAGTTGATGATTTAATTGAACTGAAGGCCGATGCCGTCATCTCGGCGCAATACTTCCTTTATCGTCTTCCTTTCATGGTAAGCCATGTATGGGCACCCTCCGTATTTACAGGCACGATTGTAGCGATGGTGGTCTTTCACCATCGTAAAGAAACTGTTGCCATAAGGGCCGCTGGTATCGGCTCGAGAGCTTACTTCGTTCCCGTCTTCTGGTTTGCCCTGTTGAGCGCTCTCTCATTTTTTGCTTTTAGAGAAGTAGTGGAAAAACCGCTTTTCGTCAAAAGCCAGGAAGTCTGGACAAAGGGTATACACCGGCATAAGTCGGGAGCCTCCGGTAGCTTTGGTCAAAATGTATGGTACGCAACGGGTGATATGATAATCCGGGCAGCCTTTTACGATCCCTCTACACGAACCTTTTACCGGGTTTCTGTTTTTTCTCTGGGCGAGGGCTTTACCCTTAAGACCCGTATGGATGCCGAGTCTATGAGATGGAGCGGGGGGAAATGGGTGTTGAGAAACGCTACGATATTTGAATTTAGAAGTGACGGGGTATTTATCCAGGGCAAGCCCGGTTATGATGCCGGATTTAAAGAAGAACCGGACGATTTCATGAACTTCCGTTTTTTGCCTGACGTTTTACCCTTCTGGAAATTGTATAAGGTCGTAAGGCTTATGAGATCGGAAGGTCTGGGAACAGAACCCTACGAAGTCGAGCTCTTTACAAGGCTGGCCGATGCACTATGGGTTTTCACGGCCTGTTTTCTCGGAGTAATAATAGGTAACCACCGGCGACTGGCACCTCACGCCGTGAAGATCCTTGCCGGTGGGTTTTCAGCTTATGGCGGGTTTTTTGGGCTTTATCAAGCCGGACTGGCTATGACTTCGGCCAACCTTTTGCCCGTTTATCTGGGTATTCCTTGCCCCTTTATCCTGATGCTTTTCCTGAGCCTTCACTGGAGCCGTTCAATTGTCTGA
- a CDS encoding response regulator produces MAKILVVDDEEHIRMLYAEELQDAGYEVITAEGGHGLIELIESEKPDLIILDIKLVDYNGLDLLQDIRQKFFDLPVILSTAYDTFKEDTKSLAADYYVVKSFDLTELKKKIAMALEAHQEGEE; encoded by the coding sequence ATGGCCAAGATTTTGGTGGTGGACGATGAAGAACACATCAGGATGCTCTATGCCGAAGAGCTTCAGGACGCAGGCTACGAGGTCATTACGGCCGAAGGCGGTCACGGGCTTATAGAATTGATCGAATCGGAAAAGCCGGATCTGATCATCCTCGACATTAAACTGGTCGACTACAACGGTCTGGACCTTCTGCAGGACATCCGTCAGAAGTTCTTCGATCTGCCGGTAATACTTTCAACCGCTTACGATACGTTCAAAGAAGACACGAAAAGCCTCGCGGCCGACTACTACGTGGTGAAAAGTTTCGATCTTACGGAGCTGAAAAAGAAGATCGCTATGGCCCTTGAAGCCCATCAGGAAGGTGAAGAATAG
- a CDS encoding glycosyltransferase family 2 protein, translating to MAYIEENPRGVDKAEIVVAIPTFNEASNIRNLVVAVDRGLKQFYGDRESVIINCDNHSLDGTRETFLGTETETPKIYISTAPGEKGKGRNIRNLFDKARLLDPQVIVILEADIRNIAPRWIYCFVEPVLRGAGFVTPLYASHKYEDTMEALLLYPLLRSLYGRRLRRPIAGECAFGKNLLDVFTTSTDQWTEPMLEDGIDIWMAVTATATRVPVCQTVMGSRKIHRFKDPYSQINRAFTNTVGVFFDLMTTFQDRWTKIKWSKPTILFNADALEMEGPVPVEINTPRLFELFARGVERYHPLLEGILNKPELHKIEEIKSMGFENFSFPSHTWANTLFDVAVAYRDAEKEQKQDILNALLLLYYGKVVSFVKKTERMSTQQAEEIIDRECMTFEENKRYLVTKWKSV from the coding sequence ATGGCTTACATTGAAGAGAACCCGCGGGGAGTTGACAAAGCCGAAATTGTAGTTGCAATACCCACCTTTAACGAGGCTTCAAACATCAGAAACCTCGTTGTTGCCGTAGACCGCGGTCTAAAGCAGTTTTACGGCGATCGGGAGTCGGTTATAATTAACTGCGACAATCATTCTCTGGACGGTACCCGGGAAACCTTCCTGGGCACGGAAACGGAAACTCCCAAAATCTACATATCCACAGCCCCGGGCGAAAAAGGTAAAGGACGCAACATAAGAAATCTCTTTGATAAGGCCCGGCTGCTCGATCCTCAGGTGATAGTAATTCTGGAGGCCGATATAAGAAACATTGCACCACGATGGATCTATTGCTTTGTGGAACCGGTTCTCAGAGGCGCAGGATTCGTCACCCCTCTGTACGCCAGCCATAAGTACGAAGACACGATGGAAGCACTCCTTCTTTATCCCCTTTTGAGGTCTCTATACGGACGTCGTCTGCGCCGCCCTATTGCCGGAGAATGCGCTTTCGGTAAGAACCTTCTCGACGTTTTTACGACATCTACGGATCAATGGACGGAACCCATGCTTGAGGACGGAATTGACATATGGATGGCCGTTACGGCAACGGCTACAAGAGTCCCCGTCTGCCAGACCGTCATGGGGAGCCGGAAGATACACCGCTTCAAGGACCCCTATTCTCAGATCAACCGGGCCTTCACAAACACCGTAGGCGTTTTTTTTGACCTGATGACCACTTTTCAGGATCGATGGACGAAGATAAAATGGAGTAAACCGACGATTCTTTTCAATGCAGATGCTCTGGAAATGGAGGGGCCGGTGCCTGTGGAGATAAATACTCCCAGGCTCTTTGAACTATTTGCCAGGGGGGTGGAAAGGTATCATCCTTTGCTGGAAGGCATCCTGAACAAACCGGAACTACACAAAATTGAAGAAATCAAAAGCATGGGTTTTGAAAACTTTTCGTTCCCGTCACATACATGGGCAAATACCCTGTTTGATGTGGCCGTTGCGTACAGAGATGCCGAAAAGGAGCAAAAACAGGACATTTTGAATGCCCTGCTTCTCCTGTATTACGGAAAGGTCGTGTCTTTCGTCAAAAAAACCGAGCGCATGTCGACGCAGCAGGCCGAAGAAATCATCGACCGGGAGTGTATGACCTTCGAGGAAAACAAACGTTATCTGGTCACGAAGTGGAAAAGTGTCTAA
- the hflC gene encoding protease modulator HflC produces the protein MERLKWIIPAIVALLILGADAFFVVDETKQVVITQFGKPVGEPIREAGLYFKVPLIQKANFFEKRILKWDGNPTQIPTKDKKYIWVDATARWRIKDPLLFLKRVGNITTAMSRLDGIIDSVVRDHVANSLLVELVRSEGWENAGKSLLESGLEDYRILELINTRASDEPTIIKKGREKITREMLADAAKLVPEMGIELLDIRIKRINYVESVQKKVFERMISERKRIAAQYRSEGEGEKAIILGRMEKELARIRSEAFRKSQKIRGEADAEATRIYAEAYSRDPEFYDFYRSLQVYSNFENPNGIFVFSTETEAFRYLQGGNLTP, from the coding sequence ATGGAACGACTGAAATGGATAATACCGGCGATTGTAGCTCTTTTGATACTGGGGGCAGACGCTTTCTTCGTAGTAGATGAAACGAAACAGGTGGTAATAACCCAGTTCGGTAAACCCGTAGGGGAACCCATAAGAGAAGCAGGACTTTACTTCAAAGTCCCTCTTATTCAAAAAGCAAACTTCTTTGAAAAACGAATACTTAAGTGGGATGGAAATCCAACCCAGATCCCCACGAAAGACAAGAAGTACATCTGGGTCGATGCTACGGCCCGATGGCGCATTAAAGACCCTCTTCTTTTCCTGAAGAGGGTCGGGAATATCACAACGGCGATGAGCCGTCTTGACGGTATAATTGACTCCGTTGTCAGAGATCACGTTGCCAACAGCCTTCTGGTTGAGCTCGTGAGAAGTGAGGGCTGGGAGAATGCAGGAAAATCCCTGCTGGAAAGCGGTCTCGAAGATTACAGAATTCTGGAATTGATCAACACCCGTGCTTCCGACGAACCCACGATCATAAAGAAAGGTCGGGAAAAGATCACCCGGGAGATGCTTGCCGATGCGGCAAAGCTGGTTCCTGAAATGGGAATAGAGCTTCTGGACATACGCATTAAAAGGATAAACTACGTTGAGAGCGTGCAGAAGAAGGTTTTCGAGAGGATGATCTCCGAGCGAAAACGAATAGCAGCTCAGTACAGATCCGAGGGAGAGGGTGAAAAGGCGATAATATTGGGCAGAATGGAAAAGGAACTGGCCAGGATTCGATCCGAGGCTTTTCGTAAGTCTCAGAAAATAAGAGGCGAGGCCGATGCCGAGGCAACCAGGATTTATGCCGAGGCCTATTCAAGAGACCCCGAGTTTTATGATTTTTACAGATCCCTGCAGGTTTACAGCAACTTTGAAAACCCCAATGGTATATTTGTGTTCTCGACGGAAACGGAGGCTTTTCGTTATTTGCAGGGCGGGAATCTAACTCCTTAA
- the hflK gene encoding FtsH protease activity modulator HflK, which produces MVWDPHQPDRRSGQVTLQELLRQLREQFRGRAPKGPFWLLPVIAIAVLVAMNSYFTVNPQETAVVLRFGKFSRTADAGLHFKLPFGIERVYKVPTGRVLQREYGYRTIEAGIRSKFAERGYEQEARMLSGDLNVVDVQWTVQYKIADPVKYLFRLVDVESTLDDISESVMRRMVGNRYADEVLTVGRAEIAEMVRKEIQAIMDHYETGLRIITVKLQNVNPPDPVKAAFNEVNEARQEKERMINEAQQIYNEQIPRARGQAQQMITEAEGYALERVNRARGETERFLEILAEYQKAPEVTRKRMYLEAFEGFINKVKGVVVFDENQKNTLNLLDIGRTLMGLPESIEPSENKAQ; this is translated from the coding sequence ATGGTCTGGGATCCACATCAACCGGACAGACGAAGCGGTCAGGTAACTCTACAGGAATTGTTAAGGCAACTGAGGGAGCAATTTCGAGGACGTGCACCAAAAGGACCCTTCTGGCTTCTTCCGGTTATAGCGATTGCCGTACTGGTAGCCATGAATTCTTATTTTACCGTAAACCCACAGGAAACCGCAGTAGTGCTTCGATTTGGGAAATTCTCAAGAACGGCCGACGCAGGCCTCCACTTCAAACTGCCCTTTGGAATTGAGCGTGTCTATAAGGTACCCACGGGCCGCGTGCTTCAGAGGGAGTACGGGTATCGCACAATTGAAGCCGGAATAAGAAGCAAGTTTGCGGAAAGGGGCTATGAGCAGGAAGCCAGGATGCTCAGCGGAGACCTGAACGTGGTCGACGTGCAGTGGACCGTTCAATACAAAATCGCCGATCCCGTTAAATATCTTTTCAGGCTTGTGGATGTTGAAAGCACCCTTGACGACATTTCCGAGTCCGTAATGCGTCGCATGGTGGGAAATCGCTATGCCGACGAAGTACTCACGGTGGGAAGAGCCGAAATTGCAGAAATGGTTAGAAAGGAAATCCAGGCGATTATGGACCACTACGAAACGGGGCTACGGATCATTACGGTAAAACTTCAAAACGTTAACCCCCCCGATCCCGTCAAGGCTGCATTCAACGAAGTCAACGAAGCCCGCCAGGAAAAAGAACGCATGATTAACGAAGCTCAGCAAATTTACAACGAGCAGATACCCAGGGCTCGCGGACAGGCTCAGCAGATGATCACCGAAGCAGAAGGTTACGCTCTGGAAAGGGTCAACAGGGCAAGAGGGGAAACAGAAAGGTTCCTCGAGATTCTGGCGGAGTACCAGAAGGCACCGGAGGTAACCAGAAAACGCATGTATCTTGAAGCTTTTGAAGGCTTCATAAACAAAGTGAAAGGAGTCGTGGTTTTCGACGAAAATCAGAAGAATACATTGAATCTTCTCGACATTGGACGAACACTTATGGGACTGCCGGAGTCAATCGAACCGTCTGAAAACAAGGCACAGTGA
- a CDS encoding winged helix-turn-helix domain-containing protein: protein MGKDRFTMRLHLWLEGDGGVVFGPGRAQLLAKVQECGSLRKAAEELGMSYRAAWGKIKKTEELIGKPLLEQSGTRKDGYSLTAFGRRLLESYTEWFRYVEKVSLEKARELFPWDIKPFE from the coding sequence ATGGGCAAGGACAGGTTTACAATGCGCCTTCATCTGTGGCTTGAAGGCGATGGTGGGGTGGTCTTCGGCCCGGGGAGGGCTCAACTGCTTGCAAAGGTTCAGGAGTGCGGATCGCTCAGGAAAGCCGCTGAAGAACTGGGAATGTCGTACAGGGCAGCCTGGGGCAAGATAAAGAAAACCGAAGAGCTTATCGGGAAGCCCCTGCTCGAGCAGTCGGGCACGCGGAAGGATGGATACAGCCTTACGGCCTTTGGCAGGAGGCTTCTGGAAAGCTATACGGAGTGGTTCAGGTACGTGGAAAAGGTTTCTCTGGAAAAGGCCCGTGAGCTTTTTCCCTGGGATATTAAACCCTTTGAATAG
- a CDS encoding substrate-binding domain-containing protein has protein sequence MQRRRYLLLFVLLTLASFGCELYASECSEYYCEGKRLLKIATGSPGELGLLRELAEEFCRTHEDVKICWIKAGSGKSLQLLKERRVDLALVHAPEAEKKALQEGWATGRTLIGANEFYLVGPRDDPAGVRNSSGVVDAYRRIAQKGALFLSRGDNSGTHKREMTIWRLTGLNPSGQPWYIVTRDFMMATLKEADRRKGYFMTDSSTWIMARKNLVNLELLYRGDPLLINLYHALFVPAGTTPQADIAAEFVQFISSEPGQKIIREYGGNTFGEPLYRDAEYARRFEKP, from the coding sequence ATGCAAAGAAGGCGCTACCTGTTGCTCTTTGTTCTGTTAACGCTGGCTTCCTTCGGGTGTGAGCTCTATGCCTCTGAGTGCAGCGAATATTACTGTGAAGGAAAAAGACTTTTGAAAATTGCTACCGGAAGCCCCGGAGAATTGGGACTTCTCAGAGAACTGGCCGAAGAGTTCTGTCGGACACATGAGGACGTAAAGATATGCTGGATAAAGGCCGGTTCCGGAAAATCCCTGCAATTGTTGAAAGAACGCAGGGTTGACCTGGCTCTCGTTCACGCCCCTGAAGCCGAAAAGAAAGCCCTGCAGGAAGGATGGGCTACCGGACGAACCCTTATCGGTGCTAACGAATTTTATCTGGTCGGCCCTCGAGACGACCCAGCGGGAGTAAGGAACTCTTCCGGTGTTGTAGATGCCTATCGCAGAATCGCACAAAAGGGCGCTCTGTTCCTATCAAGAGGAGATAACTCCGGGACTCACAAAAGAGAAATGACCATCTGGAGGCTTACGGGTTTAAACCCTTCAGGGCAACCCTGGTACATCGTAACCCGTGATTTCATGATGGCTACCTTGAAAGAAGCGGACAGGCGGAAGGGGTACTTCATGACCGACAGCAGTACGTGGATTATGGCCCGCAAGAACCTCGTTAATCTCGAACTGCTATACAGAGGGGATCCGCTTTTGATCAACCTCTATCACGCTCTCTTTGTTCCGGCCGGAACCACGCCTCAGGCCGACATTGCCGCAGAGTTCGTGCAGTTTATTTCCTCTGAACCGGGGCAA